The Paramicrobacterium fandaimingii DNA segment TGGGCGTGGGACTTCGTCTATGACGACGCGGTCGACGGCAATCAGGTCTGGAGCGCTGGAGTTCAGGCCGACGAGGGCGAGAACGGAACAATCGACCAGGAGAAGCTGCCGACGCTGTATCTTCCTGTTGACTCAAAGGTGAAGATCGCGCTCAACTCGCGCGACGTGGTTCACTCGTTCTGGGTCATCGACTTCCTCTATAAGAAAGACATGTACCCGGGCAAGACGAACTACATGTCGGTCGAGACGCAGCGCGAGGGTACCTATGCAGGTAAATGCGCTGAGCTCTGTGGTGAGTACCATTCGATGATGCTGTTCAACGTGAAGATTGTCTCTCAGGCTGAATACGACGCACACCTCGCCGATCTCGCTGCACAGGGTCACATCGGGGACTACGGTTCGGAGTACGACCGAAACCAGAACATGCCCGACGACGAGAAATCATCGGTGGACAAGAGGGAAGAGGGGGAGTAGAGCGTTGACGACTGTAACGGACTTGCCCGAGGGGCAGCAAAAGGTGGTCAACCAGTCGACGGTTGAGCGCAAGGGCAATATTCTTGTCAAGTGGATCACCTCGACGGACCACAAGACCATCGGGTACATGTACCTGATCGCGTCCTTCCTGTTCTTCTGCATCGGCGGCGTGATGGCACTGATCATCCGTGCCCAGTTGTTCGAGCCGGGGCTCGAACTCGTGCCGACCAAGGAACAGTACAACCAGCTGTTCACCATGCACGGCACGATCATGCTTCTCATGTTTGCGACGCCACTCTTCTCTGGCTTCGCGAACGCGTTGATGCCGCTCCAAATCGGGGCGCCAGACGTGGCTTTCCCTCGCCTCAACGCTTTTGCGTTCTGGCTTTATCTTTTCGGCAGCCTCATCGCTGTTGCCGGTTTCTTGACCCCCCAGGGGGCCGCCTCGTTCGGCTGGTTCGCTTATACGCCATTGTCGAGTACGACATTCTCGCCCGGCGCCGGGGGTAACCTCTGGGCACTTGGGCTGGCTATGTCCGGATTCGGGACGATTCTCGGTGCGGTGAACTTTGTCACGACCATCGTGACAATGCGTGCGCCGGGCATGACCATGTTCCGTATGTCGATCTTCACGTGGAACACGCTCATCACGTCGCTCCTGATCCTGATGGCGTTCCCTGTTCTCGCCGCGGCTCTATTCGGCCTCGCGGCGGACCGAGTCTTCGATGCGCAGGTTTTCAACCCGGCAAACGGTGGGGTGATTCTCTGGCAGCACCTCTTCTGGTTCTTCGGCCATCCTGAGGTGTACATCATTGCGTTGCCGTTCTTCGGCATCGTTTCAGAGGTGTTCCCCGTATTCAGTCGAAAGCCGATCTTCGGGTACAAGACGCTGGTCTACGCGACGATTTCGATCGCAGCTCTTTCGGTCACCGTGTGGGCTCACCACATGTACGTCACCGGCTCTGTGCTCCTGCCCTTCTTCTCGTTGATGACGATGCTGATCGCGGTTCCGACGGGTGTGAAGATCTTCAACTGGATCGGCACGATGTGGCGAGGATCCATAACGTTCGAGACGCCGATGCTTTGGGCGATCGGCTTCTTGATCACCTTCACGTTCGGCGGCCTCACAGGAGTGATCCTCGCATCGCCGCCGCTTGACTTCCACGTTTCGGACACCTACTTCGTTGTCGCGCACTTCCACTACGTGGTCTTTGGAACCGTTGTGTTCGCCATGTTCTCCGGCTTCTACTTCTGGTGGCCCAAGTGGACGGGCAAGCTTCTGAACGAGCGACTCGGGTACTGGCACTTCTGGCTGCTGTTCATCGGCTTCCACACAACATTCCTCGTGCAGCACTGGCTCGGAGTCATGGGCATGCCGCGACGGTACGCAACGTATTCGCCTGAAGACGGCTTCACGTGGATGAACCAGCTGTCGACGTTCGGTGCGATGATCCTCGCCGTGTCGATGATTCCGTTCTTCCTCAACGTGTACATCACAGCACGTCGTGCGCCGAAGGTTACGGTTGACGACCCGTGGGGCTACGGGGCGTCGCTCGAATGGGCGACGAGCTGCCCGCCGCCTCGACACAATTTCACGTCGATTCCGAGAATCCGGTCTGAGCGTCCCGCCTTCGACCTCAACCACCCCGAGACCGTGATGCCGATGCCTCAGGCCGCAGTCAGCTCATCTGCTGCACCCTCTGACGCACAGCGAGAGGAGAACTGACCGATGGTCGCAAACATCAGGCTCTTTTGGGTCATCTGTGTCTTCTTCTTTGTCGTTGCCGCGATGTACGCGGTATGGGGAGTTCTTGACCCGCTTCAGTCGGGTATCGAGTGGGCTGGAACGATTGCTCTTGCTCTCGCCGGAGTTCTCGGAGGCTTGATCGCGTTTTATCTTGGCCTTATCCACCGCAATCAGGGTGGTGTTCTTCCGGAAGACCGGGTCGACGCCAACATCGACGACGGTGACCCCGAGCTCGGACACTTCAGTCCGTGGAGCTGGTGGCCGATCTTTCTCGCCGGTGCCGCGGGTCTCCTGCTTCTCGGACTCGCTGTCGGGTTCTGGATCTCGTACATCGCTGTACCGCTCGTCGTGATCGCCCTTGTGGGCTGGGTCTTCGAGTACTACAGAGGCTATTTCGCGCGCTGAGGTGCCCACGCAGACGTCTGAGGCGGCGGTTCTTCGGAACCGCCGCCTCAGCGCTTTGCTGCTCAGACGCTGCGTTCGCACGTCGGTGACACTGTCTCCGTGACTTTCTCACGGGCCTGCGCCTTCGAGAAGCGACAGCGGATGCTTGGGGAGTGTTGTGCATCGCCCTTGAGACCGCCGGCGACCGCCGTGTCTGTAAACCGGCAAATCCAATGCGTCGACGAAGCGACATCTGCCTCGACCACCTGCACCTCGAGGGCTTCCTTCGTGGAGTCTGTCGATGCACGATGTCGAAAAGCATGCGGCCTGCCTTCGGATCGCCGCTGAACACCGCATTCTGCCTGCCCGGCGCAGCCCGCATCTCTGCCTTGGAGCGTGATCGTGCTCGCGGAAGTCAGACTCGGTCTGAGCCTCGTGCGCCGTGGAGCGGCCGTCTGCCGTTATGCGCAGAGGGCCGCGTCACGACGAATCGTGACGCGGCCCTCTGAATGCGCTTATTCAGTGGTTGTCGTGTGACTGATCGATTTCTTTCTGCGATACCGGTGCAATGCGGTCTTCGAAGAACCACCGGGACAGGGCAGCGCGGAAGCGCTGACCGGTTGTGATCTTTCCGCGTGAGTTCGGGCGGATCATGAGCGGCTTGAAGCTGTCGTGGCTCACGAGCTTCCACAGTTCGTACTCGTCCACGGGCTGGTGAACCTCGACATACTCGCCCCCGGGAAGTCGCACGATTCGTCCGGACTCATAGCCGTGAAGCGCGATCTCGCGATCCTTCTTCTGAAGAGCCAAACAGATGCGCTTCGTGACGAAATAGGCGACGATCGGGCCGAGGATCAGCATTGCCTGGAGGGCGTGGATGACACCCTCCATGGTGAGTTGGAAATGCGTCGCAATGAGGTCGGAGCTCGCCGCTGCCCAGAGAGCCGCATAGAACGTGACACCGGCCGCGCCGATTGCGGTGCGCGTCGGAGCGTTGCGCGGGCGATCGAGCAGGTGGTGCTCGCGCTTGTCACCTGTGATCCACGCCTCGATGAACGGGTACAGGAGTACAAGCACGATGAACACGCCGATGACCAGCAACGGGAGGATGATGTTGAACGACCAGGTGTGGCTCAGCCAGACAAACTCCAAGTGAGGAGGCACGAGACGCAACGCACCGTCGGCAAAGCCGATGTACCAGTCTGGCTGGGTACCCGCCGACACCGGTGAGGGATCATAAGGACCGTAGTTCCACACCGGGTTGATCGTGAAGAATGACGCGATGAGCGCGATCACCCCGAAGATGATGAAGAAAAAACCACCAGCCTTGGCGGCGTATACGGGAAGAACAGGGAAGCCGACGACGTTGCGCTGCGTCTTGCCCGGCCCAGGGTACTGCGTGTGCTTGTGCACCACAACGAACATCAGGTGAAGCGCGATGAATAAGACGACGATTGCCGGAAGCAGCAGAATATGCAGGGTATAGAGCCTGCCGACGATCTGGTCACCAGGGAATTCCCCGCCGAACAGCAGGTATGACGTCCAGGTTCCGATGAGGGGGATTCCCTTCACCATTCCGTCGATGATTCGCAGTCCGTTGCCCGAGAGAAGATCGTCAGGCAGCGAGTACCCGGTGAAGCCCTCGGCCATCGCGAGGATGAACAGCACGAAGCCGATCACCCAGTTGAGTTCACGAGGCTTGCGGAAGGCCCCGGTGAAGTAGATGCGGAGCATGTGCAGGCCGATGGCTGCGACAAAGAGCAGAGCCGCCCAGTGGTGGATCTGCCGCATGAGCAGCCCGCCGCGAATGTCGAACGAGATGTCAAGCGTCGATGCCATGGCCGCTGACATCTCGACGCCCTTGAGCGGAACGTACGAGCCGTCATAGTGAACCTCGGCCATTGACGCCTGGAAGAAGAACGTCAGGAACGAGCCAGAGAGCAAGATAACGACGAAGCTGTAGAGCGCGACCTCTCCGAGCATAAACGACCAATGGTCGGGAAAGACCTTTCGGGCAAATTCCTTGACGGCGGTCGAGATGCTCGTGCGCTCGTCAATGTAATTTGACGCCGCAGCAGTAAAGCCGCCAGAGGACTTCTTTGCCTCGGGGGATGACGTTGGTGCTGTGGTGGTACTCAATGACGCTCCCAGAAGCTCGGTCCGACAGGCTCGGTGAAGTCGCTCTGTGCGACGAGGTAACCCTCGCCGTCAACGGCGATCGGAAGCTGCGGAAGGGGACGTGCTGCCGGCCCAAAGATGACCGCACAGTGATTCGTGACGTCGAACTGCGACTGGTGGCACGGGCAGAGCAGGTGGTGCGTGCGCTGCTCATAGAGTGCAACAGGGCACCCGACGTGTGTGCACACCTTGGAGTAAGCAACGATGCCGTCGTACGACCAGGTCTTGCGCTCCTCGGTCTCGTGAAGCTGATCGGGCTGCAAACGCATGAGGAGAACGATTGCCTTTGCCTTCTCCTCAAGCATTCCGTCGGAATGCGAGATGTCTGCGAGCCCGTCGGGAATGACGTGGAACGCGGAGCCGAAGGTAACATCGGCCGCCTTGATCGGGGCGCCATCGGGGTCGCGCGTGAGGCGCGTGCCCTTCTCCCACATCGTCTGTTTGAGCAGCGCGACCGGCTCGGTTCCCTTGCCTTCGGGTGCCAACCCGCGAAACAGCGCAATGGCCGGGAGGGGGAAGACAATGAGCGCGCCGAAGAGCGTGTTGCGGATCATGGAGCGGCGGCCGAAACCGGACTCCTTGTTCGCAACGTCGAAGATCTCAATCGCTTCCTGCCGTGTGTCCTCACTGCCTCGCACAGGGTGCCGAATGTCAATAGCCTCTTCGTCGGCCATGAGTGCCTTGCCCCAGTGCACGGCACCGATTCCCAGCGCAAGAAGTGCGAGGCTGATGCCGAGCCCGATGAACAGGTTGTTGAGTCGCACAGATCCCATGTCCCCTGGAGTGATGGGGAATGCCATGTAGGCGGCGACGGCCCAGACGCTACCGACGATTGAGAGGTAGAAGAGCGTGTATACGGTGCGTGCCGCACGCCTTTCCTTCTTCGGATCGAGATCGGTAACGCGCTTGCGGTGAGGGGGGTGACCGGGGTTCTTCACCGCGTCCGGTGCCACGACGGCGGTGCCGACGGACGCGCCAGGCACTGCAATGTGGGCTGACGAGTCGTCAGCGGCGAGTTCTTTGCCGCTGTTGTCGTCCTGTGCCATTCTGCTCCTTCTT contains these protein-coding regions:
- the ctaC gene encoding aa3-type cytochrome oxidase subunit II yields the protein MRSNRRLRWAALPIGIALTVMLAGCTQAELHGYLPGFIEGEKAVTNHAETVATLWTSSWIVLLLVGLLTWGLIIWAIVVYRRRKGQTGLPPQLRYNMPIEIFYTVVPLILVMGMFAFTARDQTAIETQYTDDEADVVVEVYAKQWAWDFVYDDAVDGNQVWSAGVQADEGENGTIDQEKLPTLYLPVDSKVKIALNSRDVVHSFWVIDFLYKKDMYPGKTNYMSVETQREGTYAGKCAELCGEYHSMMLFNVKIVSQAEYDAHLADLAAQGHIGDYGSEYDRNQNMPDDEKSSVDKREEGE
- the ctaD gene encoding aa3-type cytochrome oxidase subunit I, which translates into the protein MTTVTDLPEGQQKVVNQSTVERKGNILVKWITSTDHKTIGYMYLIASFLFFCIGGVMALIIRAQLFEPGLELVPTKEQYNQLFTMHGTIMLLMFATPLFSGFANALMPLQIGAPDVAFPRLNAFAFWLYLFGSLIAVAGFLTPQGAASFGWFAYTPLSSTTFSPGAGGNLWALGLAMSGFGTILGAVNFVTTIVTMRAPGMTMFRMSIFTWNTLITSLLILMAFPVLAAALFGLAADRVFDAQVFNPANGGVILWQHLFWFFGHPEVYIIALPFFGIVSEVFPVFSRKPIFGYKTLVYATISIAALSVTVWAHHMYVTGSVLLPFFSLMTMLIAVPTGVKIFNWIGTMWRGSITFETPMLWAIGFLITFTFGGLTGVILASPPLDFHVSDTYFVVAHFHYVVFGTVVFAMFSGFYFWWPKWTGKLLNERLGYWHFWLLFIGFHTTFLVQHWLGVMGMPRRYATYSPEDGFTWMNQLSTFGAMILAVSMIPFFLNVYITARRAPKVTVDDPWGYGASLEWATSCPPPRHNFTSIPRIRSERPAFDLNHPETVMPMPQAAVSSSAAPSDAQREEN
- a CDS encoding cytochrome c oxidase subunit 4; this translates as MVANIRLFWVICVFFFVVAAMYAVWGVLDPLQSGIEWAGTIALALAGVLGGLIAFYLGLIHRNQGGVLPEDRVDANIDDGDPELGHFSPWSWWPIFLAGAAGLLLLGLAVGFWISYIAVPLVVIALVGWVFEYYRGYFAR
- the qcrB gene encoding cytochrome bc1 complex cytochrome b subunit; its protein translation is MSTTTAPTSSPEAKKSSGGFTAAASNYIDERTSISTAVKEFARKVFPDHWSFMLGEVALYSFVVILLSGSFLTFFFQASMAEVHYDGSYVPLKGVEMSAAMASTLDISFDIRGGLLMRQIHHWAALLFVAAIGLHMLRIYFTGAFRKPRELNWVIGFVLFILAMAEGFTGYSLPDDLLSGNGLRIIDGMVKGIPLIGTWTSYLLFGGEFPGDQIVGRLYTLHILLLPAIVVLFIALHLMFVVVHKHTQYPGPGKTQRNVVGFPVLPVYAAKAGGFFFIIFGVIALIASFFTINPVWNYGPYDPSPVSAGTQPDWYIGFADGALRLVPPHLEFVWLSHTWSFNIILPLLVIGVFIVLVLLYPFIEAWITGDKREHHLLDRPRNAPTRTAIGAAGVTFYAALWAAASSDLIATHFQLTMEGVIHALQAMLILGPIVAYFVTKRICLALQKKDREIALHGYESGRIVRLPGGEYVEVHQPVDEYELWKLVSHDSFKPLMIRPNSRGKITTGQRFRAALSRWFFEDRIAPVSQKEIDQSHDNH
- the qcrA gene encoding cytochrome bc1 complex Rieske iron-sulfur subunit, giving the protein MAQDDNSGKELAADDSSAHIAVPGASVGTAVVAPDAVKNPGHPPHRKRVTDLDPKKERRAARTVYTLFYLSIVGSVWAVAAYMAFPITPGDMGSVRLNNLFIGLGISLALLALGIGAVHWGKALMADEEAIDIRHPVRGSEDTRQEAIEIFDVANKESGFGRRSMIRNTLFGALIVFPLPAIALFRGLAPEGKGTEPVALLKQTMWEKGTRLTRDPDGAPIKAADVTFGSAFHVIPDGLADISHSDGMLEEKAKAIVLLMRLQPDQLHETEERKTWSYDGIVAYSKVCTHVGCPVALYEQRTHHLLCPCHQSQFDVTNHCAVIFGPAARPLPQLPIAVDGEGYLVAQSDFTEPVGPSFWERH